A single window of Halococcus saccharolyticus DSM 5350 DNA harbors:
- a CDS encoding TlpA family protein disulfide reductase, with protein sequence MKRYTRRVVLGSGGGVALATLAGCSGVLGGADGSDTREIDTVAVAGSPGEAVAIHPQGQVALLDFFGTWCAPCKPQMAHLRTVVERFPDLHVLSITWEGEAAVVADFWREYEGTWPVALDPEVRTGERYGVQRIPTLLVLAADGTETWRHVGLAATDTIAAEVERTIEAG encoded by the coding sequence ATGAAACGGTACACTCGCCGGGTGGTCCTCGGTTCGGGTGGAGGAGTCGCGCTCGCGACGCTCGCCGGCTGTTCGGGCGTTCTCGGCGGTGCGGATGGGTCGGACACCCGGGAGATCGACACCGTCGCGGTCGCCGGCTCGCCGGGCGAGGCGGTGGCGATCCACCCCCAGGGACAGGTGGCGCTGCTCGATTTCTTCGGGACGTGGTGTGCGCCCTGCAAGCCCCAGATGGCCCACCTCCGGACGGTCGTCGAGCGATTCCCCGACCTCCACGTACTCTCGATCACCTGGGAAGGTGAGGCAGCCGTGGTGGCCGACTTCTGGCGGGAGTACGAGGGAACGTGGCCAGTCGCGCTCGATCCCGAGGTCCGCACCGGCGAGCGCTACGGCGTCCAGCGCATCCCGACGCTGCTCGTGCTTGCAGCCGACGGCACCGAGACGTGGCGACACGTCGGTCTCGCTGCTACCGACACCATCGCCGCGGAAGTCGAACGCACGATCGAGGCGGGATGA
- a CDS encoding cytochrome c biogenesis CcdA family protein — protein MIDLSGLRLGFAFTAGAATFFAPCAYPLLPGYVAYYLGSDVDGERDQDGESEEHGERVESEGESGASAGAATASRLRRAAVVGVLVSFGFVLVYGALAGVVASVGTQVLANVVLLELVVGALLILLGTAMAVGRGPTLHVAFPERRRSPVAFVGFGIVYAAAAAGCTAPVFIAVALTALSSGPATAFVTLGAYAAGMSVLMIAITALSALGREALVRRLPRPRTVSRVAGVLLVAAGLAQVYLFLFRFGGIALLGLE, from the coding sequence ATGATCGATCTCTCGGGACTGCGCCTCGGGTTCGCGTTCACTGCCGGCGCAGCGACCTTCTTCGCGCCGTGTGCGTACCCGCTGCTTCCGGGATACGTCGCCTACTACCTCGGCAGCGATGTCGACGGCGAAAGGGATCAGGACGGCGAAAGCGAGGAACACGGAGAGCGTGTGGAAAGCGAGGGCGAAAGCGGAGCGTCGGCCGGGGCAGCGACGGCGTCGCGGCTGCGCCGGGCAGCGGTCGTTGGCGTGCTCGTGAGCTTCGGGTTCGTGTTGGTCTACGGCGCGCTTGCCGGAGTCGTGGCGTCGGTCGGAACCCAGGTGCTCGCGAACGTGGTTCTGCTCGAACTCGTCGTCGGCGCGTTGCTCATCCTCCTCGGCACCGCGATGGCTGTCGGCCGCGGGCCGACCCTCCACGTCGCGTTCCCGGAGCGCCGGCGCTCGCCCGTCGCGTTCGTGGGCTTTGGGATCGTCTATGCCGCCGCAGCCGCCGGCTGTACCGCGCCGGTGTTCATCGCGGTCGCGCTGACGGCGCTGTCGAGCGGTCCGGCCACCGCGTTCGTCACGCTCGGCGCGTACGCCGCCGGGATGAGCGTGCTGATGATCGCGATTACGGCGCTGTCGGCGCTCGGGCGCGAGGCCCTCGTCCGTCGATTGCCGCGGCCACGGACGGTCTCGCGGGTCGCAGGCGTGCTCCTCGTGGCGGCCGGCCTCGCTCAGGTCTATCTGTTCCTGTTCCGATTCGGCGGGATCGCGCTGCTCGGTTTGGAATGA
- a CDS encoding DUF4349 domain-containing protein has product MDSHAHSAAVVALALLVVLAGCGGMGGGGGADSAGGGNASGGGASASSAESGGGGAETAAASAGGSAATDAEAGNEQALQPRRAIIRTGHVRLDVENFSTAQRNVTAATRQFGGYVSASSQSTRGENGNRTAGQLVVRVPSRNFSSLYDRIQATGTVQSARTNSSDVTDKLVDLEARLENLRAQRQRLRNLYENASDTEAVLKVQERLSNTQSEIERLEAQLQSLRGQVALSTITVELTEPADDPVIAGAWYDIGVLDAFLSSIGGVATTLRAAVVGLAYLAPYLLVFGAPLVLGYLAYRRRTASASPE; this is encoded by the coding sequence ATGGATTCACATGCACACTCAGCGGCCGTCGTTGCCCTCGCGCTCCTCGTGGTTCTCGCTGGCTGTGGCGGGATGGGCGGCGGTGGCGGCGCGGACAGTGCGGGCGGCGGAAACGCCAGCGGTGGTGGCGCGAGCGCCAGTAGCGCCGAGAGCGGTGGTGGCGGGGCCGAAACCGCCGCGGCCTCGGCGGGTGGTTCGGCAGCCACCGATGCGGAGGCTGGCAACGAGCAGGCGCTCCAGCCCCGCCGCGCGATCATCAGGACGGGTCATGTTCGTCTCGACGTCGAGAACTTCAGCACGGCACAGCGGAACGTCACGGCTGCGACACGGCAGTTCGGGGGCTATGTCAGCGCGTCGAGCCAGTCGACGCGGGGCGAGAACGGCAACCGAACCGCCGGGCAGCTCGTCGTTCGCGTGCCGAGCCGGAATTTCTCCTCACTCTACGATCGAATACAGGCGACCGGGACGGTACAGAGTGCGCGCACGAACTCGAGTGACGTGACCGACAAGCTGGTCGATCTCGAAGCCCGCCTCGAAAACCTCCGGGCGCAGCGCCAGCGCCTCCGGAACCTTTACGAGAACGCGAGCGACACCGAGGCCGTTCTCAAGGTCCAAGAACGCCTCTCGAACACCCAATCGGAAATCGAGCGCCTCGAAGCCCAGTTGCAGTCGCTCCGCGGTCAGGTTGCCCTCTCGACGATTACGGTCGAACTCACCGAACCCGCCGACGATCCGGTCATTGCCGGGGCGTGGTACGACATCGGCGTGCTCGATGCGTTCCTATCCTCGATCGGCGGCGTCGCCACGACGCTGCGGGCAGCGGTCGTCGGGCTCGCGTATCTCGCGCCGTATCTCTTGGTTTTCGGGGCCCCCCTCGTGCTCGGCTATCTCGCGTACCGACGGCGAACGGCGTCGGCGAGCCCGGAGTGA
- a CDS encoding macro domain-containing protein has translation MEFTIVQGDVAAQSADVLVNAAGTSLEMGSGVAGALRRGAGGEINAEATAQGPIDLGAVAVTDAYDLDAEYVIHAAAMPHYGDGQATVESIRGATRNTLERADELDCESLVIPALGCGVAGFDLRKGAAIIAEAIAAYEPASLSDVRLIGYSDDEVAIIDEAAREVRSE, from the coding sequence ATGGAGTTCACCATCGTACAGGGGGACGTTGCGGCCCAGTCTGCCGACGTGCTCGTGAACGCCGCCGGGACGAGCCTCGAAATGGGATCGGGCGTGGCGGGGGCGCTCCGGCGCGGCGCGGGCGGCGAGATCAACGCCGAAGCCACCGCACAGGGACCGATCGATCTCGGGGCGGTCGCGGTCACCGATGCCTACGATCTCGACGCCGAGTACGTGATTCATGCCGCCGCGATGCCTCACTACGGCGACGGACAAGCGACCGTCGAGAGCATCCGCGGTGCGACCCGCAACACGCTCGAACGTGCCGACGAACTGGACTGCGAGTCGCTCGTGATCCCTGCTCTCGGCTGTGGCGTCGCGGGGTTCGATCTCCGGAAGGGCGCAGCGATCATCGCCGAGGCGATCGCGGCGTACGAGCCCGCGTCGTTGTCGGACGTGCGCCTGATCGGATACAGCGACGACGAGGTCGCCATCATTGACGAGGCTGCACGCGAGGTCCGTAGTGAGTGA
- a CDS encoding aldo/keto reductase, which produces MEYTTLGSTGMEVSRICLGCMSFGTSEWRDWVLDEDESHEIIERAIDLGINFFDTANMYSRGESERVLGNALAGYDRDWPVVATKVYNPMDDDNPNAQGLSRKAIEQELDNSLDRLGMETVDLYQTHRWDDDAPIEGTLRALDDAVRRGKVRYIGGSSMWAHQFADALHTSQRSGLERFQTMQNHYNLVYREEEREMLPLCEREDVGVIPWSPLARGYLTRPHEEIDATARGASEEYLYEHPYREGGGRAINERVKELAAEKDATMAQIALSWLLHKEHVDAPIVGTTSVEHLEEAVAALDISLSDSDIEYLEAPYEPVEVSGHQ; this is translated from the coding sequence ATGGAGTACACGACCCTCGGCTCAACGGGGATGGAGGTCAGCCGAATCTGTCTCGGCTGCATGAGCTTCGGGACTTCCGAGTGGCGCGACTGGGTGCTCGACGAGGACGAAAGCCACGAGATCATCGAGCGCGCGATCGATCTCGGGATCAACTTCTTCGATACCGCGAACATGTACTCCCGCGGCGAGAGCGAGCGAGTGCTCGGCAACGCCCTCGCGGGCTACGACCGTGACTGGCCCGTGGTCGCCACGAAGGTCTACAACCCGATGGACGACGACAACCCCAACGCACAGGGCCTCTCGCGCAAGGCGATCGAGCAGGAACTCGACAACAGTCTCGATCGGCTGGGTATGGAAACCGTCGACCTCTACCAGACCCACCGGTGGGACGACGACGCTCCGATCGAGGGGACGCTCCGCGCGCTCGACGACGCCGTGCGCCGCGGGAAGGTACGCTACATCGGGGGCTCGTCGATGTGGGCCCATCAGTTCGCCGACGCGCTCCACACCAGCCAGCGCTCGGGTCTCGAGCGCTTCCAGACCATGCAGAACCACTACAACCTCGTCTACCGTGAGGAGGAACGCGAGATGCTGCCGCTCTGTGAACGGGAGGACGTCGGCGTGATTCCCTGGAGCCCGCTCGCGCGCGGCTATCTCACGAGGCCACACGAGGAGATCGACGCCACCGCACGCGGCGCGAGCGAGGAGTACCTCTACGAACATCCCTACCGCGAGGGCGGCGGCCGGGCGATCAACGAGCGCGTCAAGGAGCTCGCCGCCGAGAAAGACGCTACGATGGCACAGATCGCGCTCTCGTGGCTGCTCCACAAGGAACATGTCGACGCACCGATCGTCGGGACGACGAGCGTCGAGCATCTGGAAGAGGCCGTCGCGGCGCTCGACATCTCGCTGTCGGATAGCGATATCGAGTATCTCGAAGCCCCCTACGAGCCGGTGGAAGTGTCGGGCCACCAGTAA
- a CDS encoding BKACE family enzyme, with amino-acid sequence MSYDRYLAGEPVIVTAALTGGVHGKETNPNLPETPAEIGRAAAAAEAAGAAVVHLHARQDNGERSFATERFQEIDDAVREHADDVIIQHSTGGTAAPADDRHQPLRTNPPPEMASLDMGPLNRYDHLTSENTRGTIDALHTEMRERGIKPELEVFNDGHRNEVHDLLERRDLTAPVYVTLIFGPGTLTRPRPRNFLTAIDDLPGGALFNTLGFGRHQLPFATMGILFGGHVRVGLEDNVYYRRGELAESNAQLVERVVGIAEELGREIATPAQAREILGL; translated from the coding sequence ATGAGCTACGACCGGTATCTCGCGGGCGAACCGGTCATCGTCACCGCGGCGCTGACGGGCGGCGTTCACGGTAAGGAGACGAACCCGAACCTACCCGAGACGCCCGCTGAAATCGGGCGCGCGGCGGCCGCAGCGGAGGCGGCGGGCGCGGCGGTCGTCCACCTCCACGCCCGCCAGGACAACGGTGAGCGCTCGTTTGCGACCGAGCGGTTTCAGGAAATCGACGACGCCGTCAGGGAGCACGCCGACGACGTGATCATCCAACACTCGACCGGCGGAACCGCTGCACCGGCCGACGATCGTCACCAACCGCTCCGAACCAATCCACCGCCCGAGATGGCCTCCCTCGATATGGGACCGCTGAATCGCTATGATCACCTGACGAGCGAGAACACCCGCGGAACGATCGACGCGCTCCACACGGAGATGAGAGAGCGCGGGATCAAACCCGAACTGGAGGTGTTCAACGACGGTCATCGCAACGAAGTCCACGACCTGCTGGAGCGTCGTGATCTCACGGCACCGGTGTACGTCACGCTCATCTTTGGCCCGGGAACGCTCACCCGGCCACGCCCGCGGAACTTCCTGACCGCGATCGATGACCTCCCGGGGGGTGCGCTGTTCAACACGCTCGGGTTCGGTCGCCACCAGCTCCCGTTCGCGACGATGGGGATCCTCTTCGGTGGTCACGTCCGCGTCGGGTTGGAGGACAACGTCTACTACCGACGGGGCGAACTCGCCGAGAGTAACGCTCAGTTGGTCGAGCGTGTCGTGGGGATCGCCGAGGAACTCGGCCGCGAGATCGCCACGCCCGCACAAGCTCGGGAAATTTTGGGGCTCTGA
- a CDS encoding SRPBCC family protein, with translation MTLNPSETRIGELSFERTPDGPRLVVSREVDAAPAVVWNLLTDTHCWPEWGPSIVGVACEERFVRAGTRGHVRTVGGLELPFHVTECTDRRWTWRVAGVPATGHRVEPLREGCRVAFEVPPLAAAYTLVCWRALATIDQLARNA, from the coding sequence GTGACCCTGAACCCATCCGAGACACGGATCGGCGAGCTGTCGTTCGAACGCACACCCGACGGTCCCCGACTCGTCGTTTCGCGCGAAGTCGATGCGGCTCCCGCTGTCGTCTGGAACTTACTCACCGACACCCACTGCTGGCCGGAGTGGGGCCCGTCGATCGTCGGCGTCGCGTGCGAGGAGCGGTTCGTCCGGGCCGGAACGCGCGGTCACGTTCGCACCGTCGGCGGACTCGAACTCCCTTTCCACGTCACCGAGTGCACTGATCGCCGGTGGACGTGGCGGGTCGCTGGCGTTCCAGCGACCGGCCATCGGGTCGAACCGCTCAGGGAGGGCTGTCGCGTCGCGTTCGAGGTGCCGCCGCTTGCGGCTGCGTACACACTTGTCTGCTGGCGTGCGCTCGCGACCATCGATCAACTCGCCCGAAACGCGTGA
- a CDS encoding SRPBCC family protein produces MSTYERETYVRAPFEDVWRFHSALDGLEALTPEFMNLRIEASRGPDGEPDPDVLEAGAEADLSMRPCGVGPRQGWTTEIIQRNREGGAGLFRDEMIGGPFRRWVHTHSFYADGGGTHVRDRVEYELPFGDLGRLAGPFAVVGFEPMFRYRHRETKRRLE; encoded by the coding sequence ATGTCGACGTACGAGCGCGAGACGTACGTGCGCGCACCGTTCGAAGACGTCTGGCGGTTTCACTCGGCGCTCGACGGGTTGGAGGCGCTGACGCCCGAGTTCATGAATCTCCGGATAGAGGCCTCGCGCGGACCGGACGGCGAGCCCGATCCTGACGTACTGGAGGCCGGTGCGGAAGCCGACCTCTCGATGCGGCCGTGCGGCGTCGGCCCTCGACAGGGCTGGACGACAGAGATCATCCAACGCAACCGCGAAGGCGGAGCCGGCCTGTTTCGTGACGAAATGATCGGTGGGCCGTTCCGGCGGTGGGTCCACACCCACAGCTTCTACGCCGACGGCGGCGGAACCCACGTTCGTGATCGGGTGGAGTACGAACTCCCGTTCGGCGATCTCGGCCGACTCGCCGGGCCGTTCGCTGTCGTCGGCTTCGAGCCGATGTTCCGGTATCGCCACCGCGAAACCAAACGCCGGCTGGAGTGA
- a CDS encoding cupin domain-containing protein encodes MGYETAAPTDVDSVVPDEYGGMWFLKDALDTEQLGFTVLELEPDGKGKEHDHETDGQEEIYYVVEGEVDVDLADETVTLSTDDALRLDPEETRQIHNHGDKRAKLVLAGAPR; translated from the coding sequence ATGGGCTACGAAACGGCCGCACCCACCGACGTCGACAGCGTCGTTCCCGACGAGTACGGCGGCATGTGGTTTCTGAAGGACGCACTCGACACCGAACAGCTCGGGTTCACGGTGCTCGAACTCGAACCCGACGGCAAAGGAAAGGAACACGACCACGAAACGGACGGGCAAGAAGAGATCTACTACGTCGTCGAGGGCGAGGTCGACGTCGATCTCGCCGACGAAACGGTTACGCTCTCGACCGACGACGCGCTCCGACTCGATCCGGAGGAGACACGACAGATCCACAACCACGGCGACAAGCGTGCGAAGCTGGTGTTGGCCGGCGCGCCACGATAG
- the thyX gene encoding FAD-dependent thymidylate synthase, with amino-acid sequence MDVRLLEATDDPERVICTAARNDYSAPFVGDQSFAETMATIDGQTIEEKKRNLIGRLLDHGHFGPFEHPQATFAIEGVSRSCMAQLTRHRHVSFDVQSMRYVAFDEVDPEDVRDGAMVVTPPSATDPDWVGRNQRGGGVDEETVEQREAVFRESVTSSVESYQELLDLGMAPEDARFVLPIGTEVNIVMSMNARMLMHVSDMRAAADAQWEIRELTEGVLDLAGDWCPLTFEYYEEHMKDRKNRLAP; translated from the coding sequence ATGGACGTTCGTTTGCTCGAAGCCACCGACGACCCCGAGCGCGTGATCTGTACCGCGGCCCGCAACGACTACTCCGCACCGTTCGTCGGCGACCAATCGTTCGCCGAGACGATGGCGACGATCGACGGCCAGACGATCGAGGAAAAGAAACGCAACCTGATCGGTCGTCTCCTCGACCACGGCCATTTCGGCCCGTTCGAACACCCACAGGCCACGTTCGCCATCGAGGGTGTGAGCCGGTCGTGTATGGCTCAGCTCACCCGTCATCGCCACGTCTCCTTCGACGTCCAGTCGATGCGGTACGTCGCCTTCGACGAGGTCGATCCCGAAGACGTCCGCGATGGCGCGATGGTCGTGACGCCGCCGTCGGCGACCGATCCCGACTGGGTGGGGCGCAACCAGCGCGGCGGAGGTGTCGACGAGGAGACCGTCGAGCAACGCGAGGCGGTGTTCCGAGAGTCGGTCACGAGTTCGGTCGAATCCTATCAGGAACTCCTCGATCTCGGGATGGCCCCCGAGGACGCCCGGTTCGTCCTTCCGATCGGGACCGAGGTCAACATCGTGATGTCGATGAACGCCCGAATGTTGATGCATGTGAGCGATATGCGAGCGGCAGCAGACGCCCAGTGGGAGATCCGAGAGCTTACAGAGGGGGTGCTTGATCTTGCAGGAGATTGGTGCCCGCTCACGTTCGAATACTACGAAGAACATATGAAGGATCGAAAGAACCGACTCGCACCATGA
- a CDS encoding helix-turn-helix transcriptional regulator — protein MRWLSALGLAVVALLMLGVVATPLSAVASAQTTNGTGAADDESAFNDSQWVVTVYENGSARWTQHYNQRLANESEVERFRAYGDRFTAEETPLYTDFRQTATALTSEGTNATGREMSARAFSRQSQITSQPESTGVVEMSFFWTNFSATTDGDLTVGDAIGGFYLSSGMSLEIKSGPNLEIAWQQVEPSPDASTNGSTGENDSVTWFGDRQFASGQPQVVFVESSGMGMNGPSPFDGSVVWLAAALAVAVVFGAVVVRRSERSPFGRSVAATADERNVENTPEDLTDADEPADTPDESTAAAVAEPTVPDEELRSDEEVVRSLLDENDGRMHQSEIVSETGWSKSKVSMLLSEMADDGDISKLRVGRENIVSLDGHEPEAAGSPFDEE, from the coding sequence ATGAGGTGGCTGTCGGCGCTCGGTCTCGCCGTGGTGGCACTGCTGATGCTGGGGGTGGTGGCCACCCCCCTGTCAGCAGTGGCCAGCGCCCAGACGACCAACGGGACCGGAGCGGCCGACGACGAGAGTGCGTTCAACGACTCACAGTGGGTCGTCACGGTGTACGAGAACGGCTCGGCGCGGTGGACCCAGCACTACAACCAGCGCCTCGCCAACGAAAGCGAGGTCGAGCGGTTCCGTGCCTACGGCGATCGGTTCACCGCCGAAGAGACACCACTGTACACCGACTTTCGACAAACGGCAACGGCGTTGACGAGTGAAGGGACGAACGCGACCGGGCGCGAGATGAGCGCCCGTGCGTTCTCCCGGCAGTCACAAATCACCTCTCAACCGGAGTCGACGGGGGTCGTCGAAATGTCGTTCTTCTGGACCAATTTCTCGGCCACGACGGACGGTGATCTCACCGTCGGCGACGCCATCGGTGGGTTCTACCTTTCGTCAGGGATGTCACTCGAGATCAAATCTGGCCCGAACCTGGAGATTGCCTGGCAGCAGGTCGAGCCGTCACCGGACGCCTCGACCAACGGCTCGACCGGTGAGAACGACTCGGTGACGTGGTTCGGCGACCGACAGTTCGCCTCCGGTCAGCCACAGGTCGTGTTCGTCGAATCGTCGGGGATGGGAATGAACGGTCCGTCGCCGTTCGATGGGTCGGTCGTGTGGCTCGCGGCGGCACTCGCGGTCGCCGTCGTCTTCGGTGCAGTGGTCGTCCGACGGTCCGAACGGTCCCCGTTCGGCAGATCGGTAGCGGCGACCGCCGACGAACGAAACGTCGAGAACACTCCGGAGGATTTGACTGACGCGGACGAGCCGGCCGACACACCCGACGAATCCACTGCGGCCGCAGTCGCCGAACCCACCGTCCCCGACGAGGAACTCAGGAGCGACGAGGAGGTCGTGCGCTCGCTGCTTGACGAAAACGACGGCCGGATGCACCAGAGCGAGATCGTTTCCGAAACCGGCTGGTCGAAGTCGAAAGTCAGCATGTTGCTCTCGGAGATGGCCGACGACGGCGACATCAGCAAGCTCCGGGTCGGCCGCGAGAACATCGTGAGTCTCGACGGCCACGAACCGGAGGCTGCTGGATCGCCGTTCGACGAGGAGTGA
- a CDS encoding tyrosine-type recombinase/integrase — protein MAEVNEVGSPPSPRKIEGIVVVPKPTVERLTERQLVDYHNHRTKLMRWILNLGKNPQKGEGYAYQTAKIRCARIDQFYRFVWNTEDRYTTTVTHDHADAYMKQLAYGDTSQENKASHQKTTKMLFRWRAWEFSDEEWEPEITFSGDNSTTNPRDYLTIEERQMVREAALEYGSIPSYRGLSPQERDQWKAHLAQRFGKPKNEITRDDFNRANSWKIPSLVWVCLDTGLRPIEVERATIHWVDLDNRVLRIPKEESSKNSDNWIVSLTDRTVSALSRWVAERDQYEKYDSEDALWLTREATTYQSYSLNHILDRLCDIAGISTNGRKVTWYSIRHSVGTYMSREEGLAAAQAQLRHKSEQTTMRYDQTPVEDRRDALNKMG, from the coding sequence ATGGCAGAAGTTAACGAGGTGGGTTCACCCCCGTCTCCACGGAAGATCGAGGGCATCGTAGTTGTACCAAAACCGACGGTTGAACGCCTTACTGAAAGACAGTTGGTTGATTACCACAATCACCGCACGAAGTTGATGCGGTGGATTCTCAACTTGGGTAAGAACCCACAGAAGGGAGAGGGGTATGCCTACCAAACAGCAAAAATACGGTGTGCGCGAATAGATCAATTCTATCGTTTCGTGTGGAACACAGAAGACCGGTACACGACGACTGTCACTCACGACCACGCAGATGCGTACATGAAACAACTGGCCTACGGGGACACCTCACAGGAAAACAAAGCGAGTCACCAGAAGACGACGAAAATGTTGTTTCGGTGGCGCGCGTGGGAGTTCAGTGACGAAGAATGGGAACCGGAAATCACCTTCAGCGGCGACAACTCGACGACGAACCCTCGTGATTACCTCACAATAGAAGAACGACAGATGGTTCGTGAGGCTGCACTGGAGTACGGTTCAATCCCATCCTACCGTGGACTGTCGCCACAAGAGCGTGACCAGTGGAAGGCACACCTCGCACAACGGTTCGGAAAGCCAAAGAACGAAATCACACGAGATGACTTTAACCGTGCGAATTCGTGGAAGATACCGTCTCTGGTGTGGGTTTGCTTAGACACAGGGCTGAGACCTATCGAGGTTGAGCGAGCAACTATCCACTGGGTTGATCTCGATAACAGGGTGCTTCGGATTCCAAAAGAGGAGAGTTCGAAAAACAGCGACAACTGGATTGTGAGCCTCACTGATCGGACTGTGAGTGCTTTATCCAGATGGGTCGCTGAACGGGATCAGTACGAGAAGTACGACAGCGAAGATGCCTTGTGGCTTACTCGGGAGGCAACAACGTACCAGTCTTACTCACTAAACCACATCCTTGACCGATTATGCGACATTGCGGGGATATCAACGAACGGACGCAAGGTCACGTGGTATTCGATTCGACACTCGGTAGGGACGTACATGAGTAGGGAGGAGGGGTTGGCCGCTGCTCAGGCCCAACTACGGCACAAGAGCGAGCAGACCACGATGAGATACGATCAGACTCCCGTGGAGGATCGACGTGATGCTCTGAACAAAATGGGATAG